The following is a genomic window from Neofelis nebulosa isolate mNeoNeb1 chromosome 12, mNeoNeb1.pri, whole genome shotgun sequence.
TCATGCCTGGCTGGGTGTTTGAGGTCTGGCCTTTAAGCAGGATGAGCATCACCCACAGGGCAGGCCAAGGCCCCATGTCAGCGGGGACGGAGTAGTGCTCATTGTCACTGTGGTCTCAGATACTCACCTCTTTATGGGCCCACCTGGCAGGTGGCCCTCCCCAGGGGTGTGCTCCCCGCACCTTCCTGCTCAGGACTGGCAGAAGAGGTGGGTGCAGAGGGCTTGGgggtgggctgggcaggggcGGGCCCTCTTCAGATCCCGCCCACCAAAGACGGAGGGCATCTGGGTCCCAGCccaggaagggaggtgggcagaaaATAGAGGTGCTGGGGGTGCTTGCTGGGCCCACTAGCTCCCAGGGATGTCTCTGGACCTTGCTTTCTGATTCCTGAGACCCCAGCTCCACACCTCCTTGGGACCCCTTCCCAGTGTCCCATGCCAGTGAGGGGGTCAGAGGCCTGAGGCGCCTCCCTAGCCTAGCCCTACCCTAGCGGCATTCCTGCTACCAGGTGGAGGGCAGAATGTTCCATCCCACACAGGGAGCTTGACCTTTTTAGTCCCAAAGGTCAGGGGCACAGTGTTCTGCTGCAGGAACACAGTGTAGAGTCCGGTCTGCCACCCCCACACCGCTCCACAGTCCCTGAAATCACAGTGTGGGGCAAGAACAGGGCCAAGTGGCCCTACAGCCACCGGGGGCAGGGGTAGCGGCGGGTCAGAGTGAGGCCAGAGGTGGTGGGGTGGCGGGGCAGGCAGCCAGAATACCCAGATAGAGGTGACTGAGGGGCGGATCACAGGGGCCCCTCTgccagagggagggcagggggcaggaagcCCCCGCACACTGGGCCTGGGTGCAAGAGGGCCCAGGCTCTGGGCATGTAGCCCACCTGGCCATCCCTGGAGCAAAGGCCTGGGAAGCAAACAGACATTCCCACATAGGCAGTCAAGTGCGTCCCCTGTCTTgggccacctccccccccccaccccccaccccccagggcctCCAGCAGCCTGTCCTGAGGAGGAGGGCCCCAGCCAGGACACTTGGAAAGCACCCGTCCCCCTAGGTGAGGAGCCTCATGGCTCTGCTCTGTCCTGGCCCTCACTCTGCATGGAAGGGCATGGACCGTCTGGTCCTTCCTCCTCCAGGAGCGAGTCCCATTGCCAGGTGGAGGTCAAGACCTCTCTGGGCCAGCTGCAGGCCCCAGgacagggggagggtcaggggtCGGGAGGGCTGCGGCCACCAGCATCTCCTCGAGAACCGAGCCTGCAGGGCAGCACCGCATTCCTTGGGCTCGCTCTGCCCGCTGCTCGGTGTGGCTCTACTACTTGGGGAGAGGGCCCACAAGGAGACAAGGTGCAAGTGACCCGTTTTTGCCCGGAACTTCCCAAAGCGATCACCGTCCCACAGAAGCTGGCGTACGCCTGACTCCTACGCCTGACTCCCTGAACGCCTCCCTCCTTGCAGGCGCCGACCTTGCCCTGGGGATCCCGACCCGAGTCTCAGCCCGCCCAACACCCGAAAGCAGCCCCCTTGGCGCCCGCGCTCCGGGgagcccgggggcggggcggcggcggtCCCAACGGGGACCCCAGCCCGGCCTTCTCTGGCCACGACGTGCCGGCCGCAGCGGAGGCCGGGCGGGCCCCTCGGGCCAGCTCTCCCGGACCCCGCCCGCTCCTCCCGGCCTAGGGACCCACGCGGCACCCCCGCCACCCGTGCGGCGCGTCCCAGGCTGCGCGGAGGACGCCGGGAGCCGCCCCGGCGAGGCTCCTCCCGCCCCCCAATGCGATTGGTCGAGGGTGCGCACGTGACGCCGCCCGCCCACCGTTTGGGGGGCTGGGAGTGGCTGCTCGCCTCCGCTTGTGACCCGAGGGCCGGGGAACCGACCGCCGTCCCCGCAGCCGGCCCCGAGAGGCGGCAGGGTCCGCGGGTCCCCCTCGCggcagcccccccctccccgccggccCCCCCAGGAGCCCTCCTGCCGCCCCCCGTCCCCGTCCCGTCCTGTCTTCCACAGCAGGAGCGCCCCCAGCTGCTCCCcgcttctttcctctctccccgaAAACTCGGACGTGGTGCTCTGGGCTCGCTCTTCCCGAGGACGCGGTCCCGGGCGACAGGGACACCGGAGGGGGGATGCTGGAGTCCGGGGATCCCCGAGGTCCTCACCCCGGCCGCGGGCGGGGGTGGGAGCAGTGCTGGGCAGGAGCAGGACGCGCGGAACGACCCCGTGTGACGCCCCTGCCGTGAGCTGGAGGGAGGTGGACGGTCCCCTCCGCAGCGAGCCATGTCCAGCCGTGTCCCCACAGGCAGGGGCCTGGCCcatctgcaccccacccccaccccccggagcTGCCTTGTGAGGCCCGGCGAGCGGAGCCAAGCACAGAGCGTCAACAGTCCCCCCCCCACACAGGGCCAACGGTGTACCTGCCTGTGGGACCGCGGGCGCTGGGGGCCTGGGACACAGCACGCCCCAGTCCCGGCAAGGCCGGTGGGCTCCCAGGACAGTGCTCCTCCTCGAGGCCCCCAACCGCGGCTGCCAATTTAGTTTGTATACgtcttttaaaggtattttttttcttctaagttattaaaaatccttttagaatcaaaaggcaaaatacaaattctaattaacattattttacataaaaacaatTCACTCAGAACTACAATTATTTCCCCCGTACTTTGTGACAATTAGGGTgcattaaactttttcttttttttttttttttggaaataaaattcatGACAACTGAAATCACCACTCCCCAAACCCCCGCTCCCGCCCCCGCAGACCTGCTGTCGGAGACCCAGAGGGACAGCCGGGGCTCTGTGGGACCTCAGCCCTGGGGTCACTCGGGAGGGTCTCTGGCGCCGCCCTCTGGACGTGCAGCCCTCCCAGAAACCCTGGAGGGAGATCTGTTTGAACCCTCCCACACCCCAGAGCAGACCCCTCATTTTCTGTCCGGTGGGCGTGGGGTGAGGCATGCAGGGTACTCTCTGGGGTAACGCCAGCTCCGAGCTATGGCCCATGTGATGCAGGTGCACTGTATCCAGCTCTTTGCTGTGGGTCTCTAGGATGTGGGGCATGTGGGGAGGCTACAGtttcctttgcccttctccctcaAAATCCTGGGGGCCAGGGCTCCCCGCTTCCCCCTCTTCTCCCAGCCCTACCTATCTGTCTTCCTGGGAGTCTGGCATCAAGACACATTGGGTGGGCAACCCCCAGTCTGCGGAGTCGGGCATGGTCCCCGCCCACTGCAGACATGGAGCCCCCAGAGGGCTGCGGCTGGCTCCTCCCAGTAACTGCCCACCCTCCTGGTCTGGACGGGGCCAGTGGGCCGAGTGGGCATGTAGAGATGGGACCAGCCAGTGGTCCTCCTGCTCTGTGGCCTGCGGCTCACCTGGGATGGCCTGGTCCCCGGCCCCAGTTCCCGGCAGCCCGGGGAAGGAGGCCACTGGGGGcgaagggaggaaaggggggcTAGGGTGGGGGCCCCagctcccaggtgccccctcagccTCACCGTCAGTCAGTGGCAAGCTCTAGACAGGGCGCCACCCTGCCTCTGTGCCCCAGGCCGGGCGGGTACTTCAGAAGCACTCATCAGGTAGACGCCTCGAGGGTCCCAAGACAGGGGGCTTGGCACTGGTTCCAGGCCCAGCTTTGGCCAAGTTAATGCCCGTTTTCCTGACTTTCCAGCCCCAGCCTGGCTCCAACCTGGGGCTGCCATTTGccctcagaccccccccccccaagtactGGAGGGGTGCCCCCCACCACAATGTCCTTGTTCCCAGGGgactgtggggggcagggggtgaggggtgcATGTTTCTCCAGGATGGGAAACGTTCAGCTGGAAGCACCCCAGGGTGCTGACTCACAGCCACGGAGCCTGGATCTCGCCCAGTGAAGCTTAGGGAGGCCACCCACCGAGGGGAGTAGAAGGAGAAAGCCGGCCTCCACGGAGGAGGTGTCCTCAGAGCCCAGATACACCATCCCGGAGCAGGACGCCCACAGACCCCTCAGGCACAGGGTAGGCATGTGTGAGGCCACAGCACCGGAGCCCAAGTCATTTGAGCCGCCGAAATTGGCCAGTGTCCTCCGGCAAAAGGAGAAGACGGTTTAGcaacatggggggaggggggtgctgaaTGCGGCTGTAATAATCCGGAGAGTGTTCTCaccagcaggggcagggcagagtcTAGGCCCAGCCCGCTAGGCCCCTGGCCCCGGGTGGTATCCACAGCTCCCTCCCTTAGCCGCAGGGCACCTGTCCCCCAGCCCCGGTGGGACCTacgcccccacccccggggtcCTGGCCTGGGGGGAGAGCTGCATGTGGGTGACTCAACACTCCGTTTTCTTTCGAGTGCCCTGTGGCTTCCCGAACTGACCTCTAGGGTCAGTTTTCCCAGTCCCGATTCTTCTCTTTCAGGGATGTCCTCACTTCTGAGAACCCGCAGTGAGAGACGCCCCGGTGTGTGGAAAGGATGCGCAGTCTACCCtggggggcagtgaggaggcAGACCCTCCTCCGGGCTCGACGTCCCCCCCGACAGTCTGGCATCGCTCGGAAGGGCCCCTGCAGGCAGCCATTGTGTGGGGGACACATCATTACCCCATtttcagcccctccctccccctgcctaaATCTCCCACTGGCCTTGGAGTTCCCACATTCCGGAAAGATCTTCCCTACAGAGCAAAGCACACCCATCCTCCTGGTTCCTGGTGACCGTGCTCAGACCCTGGGCGTGGGCTCTCTCCCTTGTACACCAAGCTCCCGGGCTCACCCCAATCCTAGCACACGAATCAGGCTGGCCTGCTTTCTCCATTTCCCACTCCTTATTCTCCCTGCCCGGCCACCCTCGTGATCTCCCTCCCCCCGACCCCGGGGGCCTAGCTGCCCGGTGCTAGGACTCGGCCCCAGGTGGTCCGTGCTGTGCCCCATCTGCGTTTGCCAGCCCTCAGGGGGCAGCCAGGGGGACAGCCCCGCCTCCCGACTAAGACGGATACCAGCTCATCCCAGACCCAGGCACCACATCCAGGAACCCGGAGGGGGTCTGCCTGCGCCTCTGCGGCGGCTGTCCTGTCCCAGGAGGGAGCTCCGGGTCAGCACGAGTAGGAGAACCTGTGGACAGAGCTCCTCAGCCCTCTAGAAAAGGCTCCCCAACATCTGAGCAGGGGGCAGGCTCGGGACCTGGGCCCACCCAGGGCAGCCCAGTAAGACCAGCAGGGCACGAGCGCTTAGACACAGGGACCAGGGAAGGGGAGCTGGAACGGCGACGCAGGGGGCCCAACGAAGCAGAGGAGACCAGGGCACAGGGACAGCAGGGCACGGCGCTCTCCTCTCCAGCCCACCCCGGGAGCAGTGCCACTTGCCCACGAGATGATGGGCAGAGGGAGGCCCCGGGTCCAGGTCCgacatggaaaggaaggaaaggaaggaatcagGGTCCAGGACAGACAGCGTTTAATGAAAGCAGCGCCCCTGCGCTCCCGTGGGCGGTGCGCAGCTCCAGTCCCCCCTGGGTGGCCCTGCCCGGCGGGGCGCCGGGGCTCAGTGAACGGGGCAGCGGGGGCCATCACCTTCAGGGTCTTCACTCCTTCCGAGTTCAGGGCTGCCCCCTGGACTCACCTCCTCActtctggggcacagagacaggactcagccagagagggaggggcgggtgggcGGGTGCCCTGGCCCTCCCCTCACCACCCACCAGCACTGCCCACTCACCATCCAGGACGTGGAACTGGTCTGCGGCCTCGCAGAAACCTGAGGGCCCAGGCAGGGGTCAGGAGTGGCTGGGGCAGGGCACAAGGCTGGAGGGCGAGGCAGGCCACTGGGGGCTTCGAGGGAGGCTTACCATACTTGGGGAAGAACAAGATCTGGTCCTCGGTCAGGTTGACCCTCTGGATCCGCTGCTCGAATGCACTCAGGGCCGCGTCACTCGGGGGCAGTGAGCGGGCTGTGGGGCACACGGGGCTCCTGGGCACGTGGTGAGGGAGCAGGCAGGGCACGCTGGGCCTAGGGTCTGTGTGCTTGGGacgcacccacccacccacccacccctcctccccgtcCCCTCTGTCCCCACACGCGGGCCTATGTGCGGGGGCTCCTCCCTCGACCCCTGCTCAGCTGGAGAGAATCAGAAtacagggaggcagggagggtctGTGTGTCCATCTGGGCCGCTCCACACGGATGGCCCCGAGCGTGCGCAAAGCTCGGGCTCCCGCGTGGACGCACCGTACAGCTTCACCGACAGCTGCCGCGCCCGCTCCAGGTACAGGATGGCGAAGCCTCGGTAGTCTGTCTCCCCGACGACCACATCTACCGGCCCACGGGCACCTCGGGCTGGGCAATGCTGAGTCAGCTGAGGCGGTTTCTGacccccagccctgcacccccTCCCACGCCCTCCCCTCACCTTGGAGCAGGAAATGCCCCGCGGCTCCTGTGTCTCTGTAGAGCTGCCGTACCTGCCAGCAGATCCCAtccctggggagggaaggggggcagtGAGCAGGGCAGGATTAAGGACCCCAACCCGGGCAGCGCCTCACAGGACTCTGGTCCAGGCCAGAGAAAAGCTGGGATCAGGGTCAGGGGTCTGTCCCGGGGACTCACAGCTTCCGGAAGGTGCTGACAGCCATGGCTGCACCCTGGGGAGCCACATGCAGTGCGGTGGCCTCAGCCCGGTGGCCCTGCTCCTGCAGGAAGCGGCACGAGGAGGCCACCGCCACAAGGAGCCACGTCCCTGCAAACTAGGGGCAAGTCACGTGAGAACACAAGGGGATGACCCCTGAAAAGCGAGATGAGTTCCTGCCCACCCACCTGTCCCTCTACCTGCTGAACATCAAAGTTGGCTTTGGGCTGGATAGTGCTGATGGGAGACGCGGGTCGAGGGGGTCTCCGAGCCCTCCTGCTCAGGGAGCCCCCAGCCAGGAGCAGAGTCAAGAGGAGAGCAGTCCTGGGGGTCAGCATGGCAGTGGCAGTGACCAGAGTGGGGGAGGCCCAGGGCAGGACGGCCAGGCCCCGGGTCAGAGTCCACTGACCAGTGTCGCCCGGAAGCCTGGCACAGGAAGTCCGCGTCGGCCCACCTCCAGCCTTACCAagcaccctgccctccctctcgcCCCCAGCAAGAGTCCACCCCTAGCCTCCTCGACTCTGCACTTCCTGGGAGGGCCCTGGCTCCATATCCTGCTTACAGAGTCCCAGTTGACCTCTGGTTCTTTGTCCATGACCCCCTTACCCAGGGCCCCAGCCGCTGCCAGCGGCAGCGCCGAGTCTCGAACCCGCGTTCCACGGCGAGCATAGGTCTCGGCCCCGCCCACTAGCTGCCGAGCAAGGCCGCCGCCCCTCCCGGCCGCCTGGGGCGCTGTTTCGAGCGAGCTCGGTGCGCGCAGGCGCGGCAACTGCCGATGCAGGCTGCCGGGTGCTCGGCGTTCTGTGGCTATCGATGCCTCAGGGCTCGAGGCGTCAGCCTGGCGGGCTCCATCATAGAGACGCGGCGGCAGGAGCGGCGGGGCGGAAGCGGGTCCGCCGGCCGAGGCCGGGCGCCGGGCCGGGGGCTGCACAGCCGGGCAGAGGCGGCCGCGGTGAGTGCGCCCGGCCCCGGGGAGCGTCGTCATCCGGCCCCGGCCCCCGAACCCCGTCTCCCCGGCCCCGAGGAGCGTCGCAAACCGGCCGCGTCCGGTCTCCGGCTCcttgccctcccccgcccccccatcccccagtctCCGGCCCCTCGGCCTCGGCCGCGCCCTCTGCCGATCAATGTGTCGCAGAAGCTGCCGCGCCGGGACCGGGGGCCGagccgaggccccgcccccggcagcCCCTcggaaggagggtgggaggggacgttggcagcccccgccccgcccacagCTCGCCGGGCAGTGGCCGCGCTGGCCCGCTGACCGCCTGGCAGGGCTCCCTTAGACCACAAGGCACAGGCCAAGGGCCGGCTGGTGCCCCTGGCGGCGTCCGGGGCGGGCTGTCTGGTCCTCGTCCCACCGGCCCCAGCTTCTTCTCGGAAGGATCTCTGTCCCAGGCTGACAGCTCTGAAGCCTTGGGTCTACAAGGTCAGAGTGACTGGAGTGCGTGCGGGTCACCGGTTCTTCGTTTCTTGGCCTCTGAACAGTCACCGGCCTAGGCGTCCACATGTGTCTCTGGGCCCATGAGTGGGAGGTCGTCAGAGGGCCCCACCCAGAAGGCCAGCGCCCCAGACCAGGACCCTTCTGGGGTTGAGATCAGATCTGGGGCGCAGAGGGGCCGCCCCATACTCCCACTTCAGGCTGGACCAGGCCAGGAGGTGCTGGGAGGGGTCTGCTGCCCTCCCAGAAGCTGCCTGTTCCAGAGGATCACTAGGACTTGCGGGGGGCCCGTCACGAGTGTGGGGTCAGGGGGCTTGGGGAAGCTGTCGGATCCTTAGCCAGGTGGGCAGTGTCAGCTGGCCCCCTgcacgctgtcagtgcagtggGATTCCCAGCAGGGCAGTCGCCCCAGCCCGGGTCCCTTCCCACAGTGCGACTGGCAACTAAGGGGACCGCGTGTGGGTTTCAGGGCTGCCCGGGCAGAATGTCACAATGGACGAGGGGGGTGCGCCCCTGCTCCCTGACAGCCTCGTCTACCAGATCTTCCTGAGCTTGGGCCCGGCCGACGTGCTTGCTGCTGGGCTGGTGTGCCGCCAGTGGCATGCCGTGTCCCGGGATGAGTTCCTGTGGAGGGAGCAGTTCTACCGCTACTACCAGGTGGCCCGCGACGTGCCCCGGCACCCAGGTCAGGGCCTGCACGTGGCCCCATGGTCCACCAGGCTGGCTGGGCGGGAGACAGGGCCATTCACATGCTCCCATCTGGACCACATGCTGCCATGTGGACCGTCTGAAGGCACCACGCTGGCCCCCCCACCGCCCAGATCTGCACAGCGGTCACCAAGGCACCGTGTGGCCCGCACACTGATGGGGGACAGCCAGTCCATGcctgagcacagggcctggtggggggcggtggtggtggggggacagCCCTGCCGCTGAGGTGACTAGCGTCCTCCAGGAGCAGGGCTGGCCCCCATGCCGTCTGGGTGGCTGGCCTCTGTGGGAAAGGAGGCTCAGGGCCCCAGCAGtgactgccccccccaccccgcccccagcggCCACATCCTGGTATGAAGAGTTTCGGCGGCTCTACGACACGGTGCCCTGCGTGGAAGTGCAGACGCTCAAGGAGCACACGGACCAGGTCCTGCACCTCAGCTTCTCGCACTCGGGCTACCAGTTTGCTTCCTGCTCCAAGGACTGCACGGTGAAGGTGAGCCCAGCCCGCCAGGGAGCAGCATCTCCGCTAGGACCTGGGGCTCATAGGACGGAGGCCGGGTGGGGGGCCCTCACTGCTACTGGAGAGTGAGGAGCCCGACCCTGTGGACCCACACACCTCGGGTCTGCTGGCAGCCTGGGGCAAGGAGCAACATCCCAGTGGTGGTTTCTGGGCAGGAGCTCAGCTGGGAGAGGGGCCTGCAGCATGGGCCCCCGTGTCACGTGCAGGGTGGGCACAAGAGGCCCCTGGATGACTGAGCCCCCACGCAGATCTGGAACAACGACCTGACCGTCTCGCTGCTGCACAGCGCGGACATGCGGCCCTATAACTGGAGCTACACCCAGTTCTCCCAGTTCAACCAGGACGACTCGCTGCTGCTGGCGTCCGGGGTGTTCCTGGGGCCCCACAACTCCTCGTCTGGTGAGATCGCAGTCATCAGCCTAGGTGAGAGCCGGCCTGGGGCGGGCGGGCTGTCTCGGCcaaccccgccccgcccccacgaGGCCCCGCCCCCCACGAGGCCCCGCGCCTCACAGCCCTGTCCCCGCTTCCGCCCCTCCCAGACAACTTCGCCCTGCTGTCCCGAGTGCGCAACAAGCCGTACGACGTGTTTGGCTGCTGGCTCACGGAGACCAGCCTGATCTCGGGGAACCTGCACCGCATCGGAGACATTACCTCCTGCTCAGTGCTCTGGCTCAACAACGCCTTCCAGGTGCGGGCACGTGTGCCCCCTGCGGCTGTCGCCTCCTCGGCCTGCTGCCCACCTGCTGTCTCCCACCCCCAGGACGTGGAGTCCGAGAACGTCAACGTGGTAAAGCGGCTCTTCAAGATCCAGAACCTTAACGCCAGCACCATCCGCACGGTGATGGTGGCCGACTGCAGCCGCTTCGACAGCCCGGACCTCCTGCTGGATGACGGTGCCACCCCCGGCCGCGTCTTCGACCTGGGCGGCGACGGTGAGGACGAGGCGGTGGGCCCGGGGCCGGCTCCGGCCTGCACCAAGGAGGGCCTGCGGCGCTTCCTGGACGGGCTCCTGGACGGGCAGGCGCAGCCCCAGCTGTCAGAGCACGCCCTGGAGACGCAGGTGGCCGAGCTGCTGGCCCAGGGCCGCACCAAGCCCCCCGAGCACAGCACAGACGCTGCCCGCAAGCTCCTCGTCTTCACCACGGGCTGCCTCACCTACTCCCCGCACCAGATCGGTAGTGGGGGCAGGCCCTCCCCAGTCGCtggagccggggcggggggagggacgGCGAGGCTTCCCTGcagactgggggggaggggggaggccagGGTCCCGTGGCCACGCAGGGAGCGAGACTGGGGGGCCCAGCCGCGCTCCAGCCTCCCGGACGGTGTGTTCCGTGGGGGCCTCTGATTCAGATGTGCTCCCGGTGCCGAGGTGACGCTGCTCCCCTCACCCGGCGCCCCCGCAGGCATTAAGCAGATCCTGCCACACCAGATGACCACAGCCGGGCCTGTGCTGGGTGAGGGGCGGGGCTCAGATGCCTTCTTTGACGCCCTGGACCACGTCATCGATGTGCACGGACACATCATCGGCATGGGCTTGTCCCCGGACAACAGGTGGGCCCCCGAGAGTGTCCTggccgggggggggtggggggggggctctgtaGGCCGCCGGTACCAAGCAGGGTGCCCCTTGCCCAGGTATCTGTACGTGAACAGCCGAGCCTGGCCGAGCGGTTCTGTGGTGGCCGACCCCATGCAGCCACCGCCCATCGCAGAGGAGATCGACCTGCTGGTGTTTGACCTCAAGACCATGCGGGAGGTGAAGCGGGCTCTGCGGGCCCACCGCGCCTACACACCCAACGACCAGTGCTTCTTCATCTTCCTGGATGTCAGCAGGGACTTCGTGGCCAGGtagcggggaggggcggggccggggcggcccAGCCGGGTGTGGCGGGCGGGGGGCTCACGCCAGGCTCTCCCGCAGCGGGGCCGAAGACCGGCACGGCTACATCTGGGACCGGCACTACAACATCTGCCTGGCAAAGCTGCGGCACCAGGACGTGGTCAACTCTGTGGTCTTCAGCCCCCAGGAGCAGGAGCTGCTGCTGACGGCCAGCGACGACGCCACCATCAAAGCCTGGCGTTCGCCGCGCACCGTGCGCATCCACCAGGCCCCGCGTCCTCGTCCCCGCCCGTTTTTTTCCTGGTTTGCCAGCCAGAGGCGCTGAGGGGGGCGCTGGCCGACCGGAGCATCCCGGGTGCCCTTGGGCCGCCGGGACCCGCCGAAGACGCCAGAGGCCCACAGCCCCTTCCCAAGGGTCCGGCCGCTGCCCAGACCGTGTGGTGGGCAGAGAAGCCGGGAACAGAACTGCCTCGGGGAGGGGGTTCAGCGGGGCTGCAGACGGGGCAGCCTGACCCCCCCGCCCGCCACGCTCACGCCACCTCCCACGGCCATGACGTCCAGCACCGGGGCAGCCTCCTGGCTGGCGTGGGATGCACCGGACGCTGGGGGCCCCACCCTTCACCCACTCTTTTTCCCCAGGGCCTGGGTCCTGGGGCGTCAGCACCACACATGACCCGTGGCTGGCCCCGTGCGCCCCGAGCGGTGTTTCCTCAGGGAATCGGTCTGTGCGGCAGCGGGGCCGACAGCACGGGTCAGTCTGCCGTGGGCCCAGGCAAACTGCATGTCACCGGTCACCCGTTTGGGGCCCAAATAAACAGCTGGCAACAGCACACCGCCGTCCGATCTCTGTGTGCAGGGAGGGGCCCGGTGGTGTCTACGTGACTCTTGTGCCTGCCTGACGGGTAGCAGAACACTCGAGGCTTTGGTGGAGGCAGTGTGGCTCAAGGCTGCCTCCTCGGCAGCCGTGCCCCACAACCTCTGAGCAGACGAGGTCACCGGCGTGCAGAAAACGCCAGAGTGCGCCCACCACGTGTGCGTGCCCCCGCAGGGAGACGTACAGGGGGCGCCCGACCTGTACGCTGGGGAAGCGCTGGGGAagcccaggcagggcagggatgggggcgAGTTCTGCGGGCACGGCACGCGGGATGGGGACATGGGGCAGAGGCTGGCCCGACCTGGGGGTTCACCAGCGGATGTCCTGGGTGACGGGTGGCAGACAGGTGGGGGCGCCGATGCGGCAGGGGCCTGATTTCTGCGCCTGGCTGCACCTGGAGCTCGTGTTGAGCTGTCGGCCGCTCGGTGCACGGCCACCTCTGCCACCGTTGAAAAGACAAAGCCGGCAGATGCGGACAGGCCCTTGGGAGCTGATGTCCCTCCAGGCCAGAGGTGGTGCCGGCCAGAGGCTGCCGGGGCTGGAGCCACACCGGCCACAGGGAGAGAGCCGGGCAGCGCCTGTGAGGGGCTCGGCTAGGGAGGCGGAGGGCCCAGCGTCCGCCGGTGCGGGCCGCACAGCCAAAGTGGGCGCCCCAGCCCGTGGTAACAACAGGGACCCATCTCAGAACCACCGGACACAGTACAGGGAGGGAGACCCGGAGGCAAGGGCAGAAGAACAGAACCCGGAACTGCCCACGCGTGCATGCCCGAGACCGAGCAGCCAGAGCCACGAGGCTTCTGCCACGAAAAGTCGCCAGTGAGCCCCACAAGTGCACGGGTGCTCCCGAGAAGCCATAAACGTGGGCGGTTTTCTGAAGAGGACTTAAAATACATCGAAGTTAAACTCCTCACGGAAACAGTAAAATCTGCAGAACAAAAACACAGGGGTAAGAAAAGCACACGGACTGTAAAGGAGCCGGACG
Proteins encoded in this region:
- the C8G gene encoding complement component C8 gamma chain isoform X2, encoding MLTPRTALLLTLLLAGGSLSRRARRPPRPASPISTIQPKANFDVQQFAGTWLLVAVASSCRFLQEQGHRAEATALHVAPQGAAMAVSTFRKLDGICWQVRQLYRDTGAAGHFLLQARGARGPVDVVVGETDYRGFAILYLERARQLSVKLYARSLPPSDAALSAFEQRIQRVNLTEDQILFFPKYGFCEAADQFHVLDVRR
- the C8G gene encoding complement component C8 gamma chain isoform X1; translated protein: MLTPRTALLLTLLLAGGSLSRRARRPPRPASPISTIQPKANFDVQQFAGTWLLVAVASSCRFLQEQGHRAEATALHVAPQGAAMAVSTFRKLDGICWQVRQLYRDTGAAGHFLLQARGARGPVDVVVGETDYRGFAILYLERARQLSVKLYARSLPPSDAALSAFEQRIQRVNLTEDQILFFPKYGFCEAADQFHVLDEVRR
- the FBXW5 gene encoding F-box/WD repeat-containing protein 5 isoform X2, with translation MPQGSRRQPGGLHHRDAAAGAAGRKRVRRPRPGAGPGAAQPGRGGRGLPGQNVTMDEGGAPLLPDSLVYQIFLSLGPADVLAAGLVCRQWHAVSRDEFLWREQFYRYYQVARDVPRHPAATSWYEEFRRLYDTVPCVEVQTLKEHTDQVLHLSFSHSGYQFASCSKDCTVKIWNNDLTVSLLHSADMRPYNWSYTQFSQFNQDDSLLLASGVFLGPHNSSSGEIAVISLDNFALLSRVRNKPYDVFGCWLTETSLISGNLHRIGDITSCSVLWLNNAFQDVESENVNVVKRLFKIQNLNASTIRTVMVADCSRFDSPDLLLDDGATPGRVFDLGGDGEDEAVGPGPAPACTKEGLRRFLDGLLDGQAQPQLSEHALETQVAELLAQGRTKPPEHSTDAARKLLVFTTGCLTYSPHQIGIKQILPHQMTTAGPVLGEGRGSDAFFDALDHVIDVHGHIIGMGLSPDNRYLYVNSRAWPSGSVVADPMQPPPIAEEIDLLVFDLKTMREVKRALRAHRAYTPNDQCFFIFLDVSRDFVASGAEDRHGYIWDRHYNICLAKLRHQDVVNSVVFSPQEQELLLTASDDATIKAWRSPRTVRIHQAPRPRPRPFFSWFASQRR
- the FBXW5 gene encoding F-box/WD repeat-containing protein 5 isoform X1, translated to MPQGSRRQPGGLHHRDAAAGAAGRKRVRRPRPGAGPGAAQPGRGGRGLPGQNVTMDEGGAPLLPDSLVYQIFLSLGPADVLAAGLVCRQWHAVSRDEFLWREQFYRYYQVARDVPRHPAATSWYEEFRRLYDTVPCVEVQTLKEHTDQVLHLSFSHSGYQFASCSKDCTVKIWNNDLTVSLLHSADMRPYNWSYTQFSQFNQDDSLLLASGVFLGPHNSSSGEIAVISLDNFALLSRVRNKPYDVFGCWLTETSLISGNLHRIGDITSCSVLWLNNAFQVRARVPPAAVASSACCPPAVSHPQDVESENVNVVKRLFKIQNLNASTIRTVMVADCSRFDSPDLLLDDGATPGRVFDLGGDGEDEAVGPGPAPACTKEGLRRFLDGLLDGQAQPQLSEHALETQVAELLAQGRTKPPEHSTDAARKLLVFTTGCLTYSPHQIGIKQILPHQMTTAGPVLGEGRGSDAFFDALDHVIDVHGHIIGMGLSPDNRYLYVNSRAWPSGSVVADPMQPPPIAEEIDLLVFDLKTMREVKRALRAHRAYTPNDQCFFIFLDVSRDFVASGAEDRHGYIWDRHYNICLAKLRHQDVVNSVVFSPQEQELLLTASDDATIKAWRSPRTVRIHQAPRPRPRPFFSWFASQRR
- the FBXW5 gene encoding F-box/WD repeat-containing protein 5 isoform X3, translated to MDEGGAPLLPDSLVYQIFLSLGPADVLAAGLVCRQWHAVSRDEFLWREQFYRYYQVARDVPRHPAATSWYEEFRRLYDTVPCVEVQTLKEHTDQVLHLSFSHSGYQFASCSKDCTVKIWNNDLTVSLLHSADMRPYNWSYTQFSQFNQDDSLLLASGVFLGPHNSSSGEIAVISLDNFALLSRVRNKPYDVFGCWLTETSLISGNLHRIGDITSCSVLWLNNAFQVRARVPPAAVASSACCPPAVSHPQDVESENVNVVKRLFKIQNLNASTIRTVMVADCSRFDSPDLLLDDGATPGRVFDLGGDGEDEAVGPGPAPACTKEGLRRFLDGLLDGQAQPQLSEHALETQVAELLAQGRTKPPEHSTDAARKLLVFTTGCLTYSPHQIGIKQILPHQMTTAGPVLGEGRGSDAFFDALDHVIDVHGHIIGMGLSPDNRYLYVNSRAWPSGSVVADPMQPPPIAEEIDLLVFDLKTMREVKRALRAHRAYTPNDQCFFIFLDVSRDFVASGAEDRHGYIWDRHYNICLAKLRHQDVVNSVVFSPQEQELLLTASDDATIKAWRSPRTVRIHQAPRPRPRPFFSWFASQRR